From a region of the Rouxiella sp. S1S-2 genome:
- a CDS encoding PTS transporter subunit IIC, whose product MDMLKNIMLTITSMGATAILPLVIFILGLVFRMKVGAAIKSGITVGIGFIGLGLVVNLLSTSLQPAIAYYSKLGSGFTVADIGWPAVGAAAWVAPFAALVVPVGIILNLLLVRLKLTKTLNVDIWNYMHFLVPGALAYFVFDSFFIGFGVAVALSVIALFIGDLIAPRWQKYYGLEGTTCTTMIHIGWTLPFALLVNKIIDLIPGLNKLDVDLESVQKRLGVFGEPAIIGVIVGCLLGLLTKQPVTTIVPMAMGVAAVMVLLPKVVGVLMEGLSPIGKSAKEIMQKQMGKDAELNIGMDCALALGDPATITVTVITIPLTMLCALILPGIMIFPIGVLMSIIYMTTMTVMASNGNVIRSIISTLLFSIVVMYLGGYVAPGATQFLHGAGVGLQGQGTDFVLTGPWEVLTYWLSTVFH is encoded by the coding sequence ATGGACATGTTAAAAAACATAATGCTAACGATAACAAGCATGGGGGCAACGGCAATCCTACCACTTGTCATCTTCATTTTGGGTTTGGTTTTCCGCATGAAAGTCGGTGCTGCCATTAAGTCTGGTATCACCGTGGGTATCGGTTTCATTGGTTTAGGTTTGGTTGTTAATCTGTTGAGTACATCCCTGCAGCCGGCAATTGCCTACTATTCAAAACTGGGAAGCGGATTCACTGTGGCTGATATCGGATGGCCTGCGGTGGGAGCGGCCGCATGGGTGGCACCCTTTGCCGCTTTAGTTGTTCCAGTGGGTATTATTCTTAATTTGCTACTTGTTCGGCTTAAATTAACCAAAACGCTGAACGTTGATATCTGGAATTATATGCACTTCCTGGTTCCCGGCGCGCTGGCCTATTTCGTGTTTGACAGCTTCTTTATCGGTTTTGGCGTGGCAGTCGCACTTAGCGTTATCGCTCTGTTTATTGGCGATTTAATTGCTCCCCGTTGGCAGAAATATTATGGCCTGGAAGGGACGACCTGTACCACCATGATCCATATAGGCTGGACATTACCTTTTGCACTGCTGGTCAATAAAATTATCGACCTGATCCCCGGCCTGAACAAGCTCGACGTTGATTTGGAGAGCGTACAGAAACGTCTGGGTGTGTTTGGTGAACCCGCTATCATCGGTGTCATTGTAGGTTGTCTGCTTGGACTGCTGACTAAACAGCCTGTGACCACTATTGTCCCGATGGCAATGGGGGTGGCTGCGGTAATGGTGCTCCTGCCTAAAGTGGTGGGTGTCCTGATGGAAGGACTGTCTCCAATTGGGAAAAGTGCCAAAGAGATTATGCAAAAGCAGATGGGTAAAGACGCCGAACTGAACATCGGTATGGACTGTGCACTGGCACTGGGCGACCCAGCGACCATCACCGTCACCGTTATCACCATTCCGTTGACCATGCTTTGCGCACTGATTTTACCGGGGATCATGATTTTCCCAATCGGCGTTCTGATGTCAATCATCTACATGACAACCATGACCGTAATGGCCAGCAACGGAAACGTCATCCGCTCAATTATTTCAACCTTACTGTTCAGTATTGTCGTGATGTATTTAGGAGGGTATGTGGCTCCGGGGGCAACCCAATTCCTGCATGGCGCAGGCGTCGGCTTGCAGGGGCAGGGTACGGACTTTGTACTGACTGGCCCGTGGGAAGTATTGACGTATTGGTTGAGCACTGTATTCCATTGA
- the rpe gene encoding ribulose-phosphate 3-epimerase, protein MAQILPSIFGANILSLQDELRFLEEENTEILHVDLMDGTFVNNIAFGPNQISAMKKASKMTFDVHMMLANPERHIDDVINTGAEMISVHYESTPHVHFILQKIKKAGRKAGVVINPGTPESVLEYLLDDIDYILIMTINPGQPGQTFIEKSLEKIKKTREMIAGRHIQIEVDGGVNLEIAKKVQEAGADLIVVGGALFNDNPKASYQALKSVMH, encoded by the coding sequence ATGGCACAGATTTTACCATCAATTTTTGGCGCGAATATCTTAAGTCTGCAAGATGAGCTCCGTTTTTTAGAAGAAGAGAACACTGAAATATTGCATGTTGATTTAATGGATGGAACCTTTGTAAATAATATTGCCTTTGGGCCGAATCAAATTTCTGCAATGAAAAAAGCCAGCAAAATGACTTTCGACGTACACATGATGCTGGCTAATCCTGAAAGACATATTGATGATGTTATTAATACCGGCGCAGAAATGATCTCAGTGCATTATGAATCAACGCCGCATGTGCATTTTATTTTACAGAAAATAAAAAAGGCCGGGCGAAAAGCCGGTGTGGTCATCAATCCGGGTACGCCTGAAAGCGTTCTGGAATATTTGTTGGACGATATTGATTACATCCTGATTATGACCATTAACCCGGGGCAACCCGGGCAGACTTTCATCGAGAAAAGCCTCGAGAAAATTAAGAAAACCAGAGAAATGATTGCTGGCCGGCACATTCAAATTGAAGTCGACGGTGGCGTTAATCTGGAAATAGCGAAAAAAGTACAGGAGGCGGGTGCTGATTTAATTGTTGTCGGTGGCGCATTATTTAATGACAACCCTAAAGCAAGCTATCAGGCATTAAAGTCTGTCATGCATTAA
- a CDS encoding PTS sugar transporter subunit IIB gives MINILVACGSGVATSTIAADEVKSVCTEYGITQFKINKCSMSELPSELQNADVILTTNNYKGDIGKPHMSVAGFITGINEAVLRKKLGDLLTELAKN, from the coding sequence ATGATTAATATCCTCGTAGCCTGCGGGAGCGGTGTCGCAACGTCAACTATCGCTGCTGATGAAGTGAAATCCGTGTGTACAGAATATGGCATTACTCAGTTCAAAATAAATAAATGCAGTATGTCAGAACTTCCTTCTGAATTACAGAATGCTGATGTGATTTTAACCACGAATAACTACAAAGGTGATATCGGAAAACCGCATATGAGTGTGGCCGGGTTTATCACCGGGATTAATGAAGCTGTGTTACGAAAAAAACTAGGGGATTTATTAACAGAGCTGGCTAAAAACTAA
- a CDS encoding SDR family NAD(P)-dependent oxidoreductase, translating to MSHFEGKVALITGGAHGIGKGIAKQFAERGAHTVIVDYNEANGIKTAQELTFGNVKSLFVKTDVSDPQALAEVRRKVIEAYGRIDILVLNAGVAFANKVKDITFEEWNKTLSINLTGLFNTVKAFYDDFLTNQGSIVYISSGSALSGTGGGVSYPASKAGGEGLIRGLAKELGPKGVNVNAIAPRLIDTGEMMRVNYPTQADLDAVLEKIPVRRLGTIDDVANLAIFLADKSNSYIQGQTILMDGGRTIA from the coding sequence ATGAGTCATTTTGAAGGTAAAGTTGCGCTAATTACCGGTGGTGCGCATGGGATTGGTAAAGGAATTGCAAAACAATTCGCCGAACGCGGTGCGCATACCGTTATTGTCGATTATAACGAGGCTAATGGCATCAAAACTGCGCAAGAACTGACCTTTGGCAATGTTAAATCGCTCTTTGTCAAAACGGACGTCTCTGATCCGCAGGCACTGGCTGAAGTGCGCAGAAAAGTTATCGAGGCTTATGGCCGTATCGACATTCTGGTTTTGAACGCAGGTGTCGCTTTTGCTAATAAAGTCAAAGACATTACTTTCGAAGAGTGGAACAAAACACTCTCAATCAACCTGACGGGTTTATTCAATACGGTCAAAGCCTTCTACGATGACTTCTTAACTAACCAGGGTTCAATCGTTTACATCTCCTCAGGTTCTGCGCTGTCAGGTACCGGCGGGGGGGTGAGCTATCCGGCCAGTAAAGCGGGGGGGGAAGGTCTTATTCGTGGTCTGGCGAAGGAGTTGGGTCCAAAAGGTGTTAACGTCAACGCTATCGCGCCGCGTCTTATCGACACCGGCGAAATGATGCGTGTTAATTACCCGACACAGGCAGATTTAGACGCAGTACTGGAGAAAATTCCGGTCCGTCGTCTGGGCACAATCGATGATGTCGCAAACCTGGCCATCTTCCTTGCTGATAAGTCAAATTCTTACATCCAGGGACAGACGATCCTCATGGATGGTGGCCGTACAATTGCCTGA